A single region of the Kwoniella botswanensis chromosome 1, complete sequence genome encodes:
- a CDS encoding ribosomal protein L30 codes for MFRSRALHQISNIASSSASSSTSPSVTPTHHLITLIRSPIGLPASSRKTLEALGLYRLRESALHPYGETTAGRILKVKELVLVANVTKAEGEVLRKRRRSEGNGLEPSGRVYGGGKELTESQI; via the coding sequence ATGTTCCGTTCTCGGGCACTCCACCAAATATCGAACATCGCTTCCTCATCTGCGTCCTCATCTACGTCTCCATCTGTTACACCTACACACCATCTTATAACGCTTATACGTTCACCTATCGGCTTACCAGCCTCATCTCGAAAGACACTAGAAGCATTGGGACTGTATAGACTACGTGAATCGGCTTTACATCCTTATGGCGAGACGACAGCGGGTAGAATACTGAAAGTGAAGGAGCTGGTGCTTGTCGCAAATGTTACGAAGGCTGAAGGGGAGGTtttgaggaagaggaggagatcaGAAGGTAATGGGTTAGAACCTAGTGGAAGGGTATATGGGGGTGGCAAGGAATTAACGGAGAGTCAGATATGA